CTACTCGCTGAACCTCGGCCTCGAGATCACCCAGGCCTGGCTCGACAGCTGCTCGGACGGTTTCCTCAACTGCACCAGCCAGGCTGGCGCCGGACGCATCTGGTTCTACGACAAGAGCCGGACGAACGGGGCCGAGCCGTTCTCGCACAACCAGAGCCGTCGCAAGTGCTTCGGGCTCGACGTCTTCCTGCGCGACGACGTCTGAGACAAGGGGAGAGACCATGCGCATGAAGCGAGAGATGGTGCTTTGGCTCCTAGCATTGCCGCTTGCAGTCGTTGCCGCGGGAGGGGCGGCGCAGCTCGAACGCCCGACGGCGGGCGACCTCGTGGCCTCGACGCTGTCGGCACCGAAGGGGGTGGAGGCGATGGCGACCGCCGAGCGGGCCGAGCTTTCCTTCAGCTGGCCCGTCGAGGCGACGACCGAGATCGACAGCGTCCCGGCGCCGCCGCGGTCGGCGAGCCGCGAGTACTGGGTCGCCGTCAGCGGCTCCGAGCTCGCAGCCGGTTTCGCCATCTTCACGACCGCCCCGGGAGCCCTGGTGCGGATCCAACCCGGTGATCCCGGAGCGACGGGGCAGGTCGTCGATCCGCACGATCTGCGGATCGAGTCGCCGAACGGCCAGAAACTGACCGCCGAGGAGGCCGCCGACACGCTCGTCACCGCCGAGCAGCTCGCTGCGGCGGACGCTCCGTTCGCCGAGGGAACGTGTGCCTTGCGCTTGCGCGACGAGCTCGGTGGCGGACGCTTCGTGCTGCAGCTGCCGGCGGCGGCAGCGGGTCGCTATGTGGTCCACGTCTTCGATCGCGCAAGCACCGTCGCGCTCGTCGCCGAGGCCTCCCGAGGGAACTTCCTCGCCGGTGAGCGGATCGACGTCGCGCTGCGCCTGCAGGCCGACGGCGTCGTCCCCTCAATCGATCGTGCCG
This genomic window from Holophagales bacterium contains:
- a CDS encoding DUF4785 family protein, which encodes MRMKREMVLWLLALPLAVVAAGGAAQLERPTAGDLVASTLSAPKGVEAMATAERAELSFSWPVEATTEIDSVPAPPRSASREYWVAVSGSELAAGFAIFTTAPGALVRIQPGDPGATGQVVDPHDLRIESPNGQKLTAEEAADTLVTAEQLAAADAPFAEGTCALRLRDELGGGRFVLQLPAAAAGRYVVHVFDRASTVALVAEASRGNFLAGERIDVALRLQADGVVPSIDRADGFLTSPSGRVFPVSLQRSSDGGFVAVASLPPAVESGTGGLWELVGSVGGVRDGVPVLRSTRVAFSVAAPTGRFDGNAEALRGRQGERTVRLGVEAASEGRYEVRGLLYGLDREGQLRPAATGHAAAWLPAGKGALTLRFDAATLKSSGLTGPWELRGLELRDQGRLGLLERRQRALAFVP